In the Chroococcidiopsis sp. SAG 2025 genome, one interval contains:
- a CDS encoding cytochrome c oxidase subunit II has product MNIPSSIWTLLIGIVLTLTSLWYGQNHGLLPTAASDEATLVDGLFDTMMTIGTGLFVLVQGILIYAAFKFRRRQGDNTDAPPVFGNIPLEILWTAIPAIIVIGLSIYSFDVYNEIGGFDPHSAHEAPIAGQAMKMPGVAIAATLNDTPPSTAPNANQIKSDEAMSDPATASVRNSDQIPQKRDAPGMGIVSPGIGASPGNEGKVPGLAVNVTGLQYAWIFTYPDTGVVASELHVPAGKEVKLDMTANDVIHAFWVPELRLKQDVIPGRQSEIRFTPKIVGEYKVICAELCGPYHGAMNTKFIVETPENFDKWMQEQQVATKGNLEQAIALNAADRSPAEFLSPYTAQMGIQPETLHQLHHQ; this is encoded by the coding sequence GTGAACATTCCTAGTTCTATTTGGACGCTATTAATTGGCATCGTCTTGACTCTGACAAGTCTGTGGTACGGTCAAAATCACGGCTTACTACCCACGGCAGCCTCAGATGAAGCCACTTTGGTTGATGGGCTGTTCGACACAATGATGACGATTGGCACGGGTCTGTTTGTGCTGGTACAAGGCATATTGATCTATGCTGCCTTTAAGTTTCGCCGTCGCCAGGGCGATAACACTGACGCGCCTCCCGTGTTCGGTAATATTCCTCTAGAAATTCTGTGGACGGCGATCCCGGCAATTATTGTCATCGGCTTATCGATCTACAGCTTTGATGTCTACAACGAAATTGGTGGTTTCGATCCCCACAGCGCGCACGAAGCCCCTATTGCTGGGCAAGCAATGAAAATGCCAGGAGTAGCAATTGCGGCAACATTGAACGATACACCGCCTAGCACCGCACCTAACGCAAATCAAATCAAATCGGATGAGGCAATGTCAGATCCAGCAACCGCCTCCGTCCGCAACTCCGACCAAATTCCTCAAAAACGCGATGCTCCTGGTATGGGTATAGTCTCTCCTGGCATCGGTGCAAGCCCAGGTAACGAAGGAAAAGTTCCAGGGCTTGCGGTTAACGTCACTGGCTTGCAATATGCTTGGATTTTCACCTATCCAGATACGGGCGTTGTAGCTAGCGAATTGCACGTTCCTGCTGGTAAAGAGGTGAAGCTAGACATGACAGCGAACGATGTCATCCACGCCTTCTGGGTTCCAGAGTTGCGTTTAAAACAAGATGTCATTCCTGGTAGACAAAGTGAAATTCGCTTCACCCCAAAAATTGTAGGGGAATATAAAGTGATCTGTGCTGAACTTTGCGGTCCTTATCACGGGGCGATGAACACCAAGTTTATTGTGGAAACACCAGAAAACTTTGACAAGTGGATGCAGGAACAACAAGTCGCAACCAAGGGCAATCTAGAACAGGCGATCGCCCTAAATGCCGCAGATCGTTCCCCCGCTGAATTTCTCTCCCCCTACACCGCGCAAATGGGAATTCAGCCTGAAACCCTTCATCAACTTCACCATCAATAG
- a CDS encoding heme-copper oxidase subunit III: protein MQSPTIDPAKTELNYHHKAEAAHHEEHPDFRMFGLVMFLIAEGMIFLGMFGAYLAYRSTLPSWPPEGTPELELLLPGVNTIILISSSFVMHNADTAIKKNDVTGMRTWMAITAAMGIIFLSGQIYEYSHLEFGLKTNLFASAFYVLTGFHGLHVTVGVLAILAVLWRSRRANHYSQEHHFGVEAAELYWHFVDVVWIVLFGLLYLL, encoded by the coding sequence ATGCAAAGTCCAACTATAGACCCAGCAAAAACGGAACTTAATTACCACCACAAAGCAGAAGCCGCCCATCATGAAGAACATCCTGATTTTCGGATGTTTGGCTTAGTCATGTTCTTAATCGCAGAGGGCATGATTTTTCTTGGTATGTTTGGTGCGTATTTGGCTTACCGTTCCACTTTACCCAGTTGGCCCCCCGAAGGAACGCCAGAATTAGAACTTCTACTACCAGGAGTCAACACGATTATTCTGATTTCTAGTAGTTTCGTGATGCATAATGCCGATACCGCAATTAAGAAGAATGATGTCACGGGTATGCGTACCTGGATGGCAATTACAGCAGCGATGGGGATTATTTTCCTATCAGGACAGATCTACGAATACAGCCATCTAGAGTTTGGGCTGAAAACGAATTTATTTGCCAGTGCATTTTATGTCCTGACTGGTTTCCACGGACTTCACGTTACTGTTGGCGTGTTGGCAATTTTAGCGGTATTGTGGCGATCGCGTCGCGCCAATCACTACAGTCAAGAGCATCACTTTGGTGTAGAAGCCGCCGAACTTTATTGGCACTTTGTCGATGTTGTTTGGATTGTTCTGTTTGGTTTGTTGTATCTGCTTTAA
- the ctaD gene encoding cytochrome c oxidase subunit I, producing the protein MTQAQIQQSANLSILEAEPGERKWRDYFSFNTDHKVIAIQYLVTTFIFYCIGGVMADMVRTELRTPEVDFVSREVYNSLFTLHATIMIFLWIVPAGAGFANFLIPLMIGAKDMAFPRLNAVAFWMIPPGGILLISSLVLGDAADAGWTSYPPLSLVTGQLGEGIWIISVLLLGTSSILGAINFLVTLLKMRTPGMSTTQMPLFCWAMLATSALTLVSTPVLAGALILLSFDLFAGTAFFNPTGGGDPVVYQHMFWFYSHPAVYIMILPFFGIISEVIPVHSRKPIFGYKAIAYSSLAISFLGLIVWAHHMFTSGIPGWLRMFFMITTMIIAVPTGIKVFSWLGTMWGGKIRLNSAMLFAIGFVSLFVIGGISGVMLAAVPFDIHVHDTYFVVAHLHYVLFGGSVFGIYAGIYHWYPKMTGRMLNEFWGKVHFALMYVGMNLCFLPMHKLGLMGMNRRIAEYDAKFATLNFVCTMGAYLLAISTVPFIINAIWSWMYGPKAGNNPWEALTLEWMTSSPPAIENFAGFPVLATGPYDYGMDRPKSEVDVPLADEREPALAAGPKSALRADPDPNVAANPEDRK; encoded by the coding sequence ATGACTCAAGCACAAATTCAACAATCGGCTAACTTATCTATCTTGGAAGCAGAACCAGGGGAAAGAAAGTGGCGCGATTACTTTTCTTTCAATACCGACCATAAGGTAATCGCCATTCAATACCTGGTGACGACGTTTATTTTCTACTGTATCGGCGGCGTAATGGCTGACATGGTGCGGACGGAACTGAGAACGCCCGAAGTCGATTTTGTCAGCCGCGAAGTGTATAACAGCTTGTTCACACTCCATGCCACGATCATGATTTTTCTGTGGATCGTGCCAGCAGGAGCGGGGTTTGCCAACTTCCTGATTCCCTTAATGATTGGAGCGAAGGATATGGCATTTCCGCGCTTGAACGCAGTCGCGTTTTGGATGATCCCACCTGGGGGAATCTTACTCATCAGTAGTTTAGTCCTGGGCGACGCTGCTGACGCTGGCTGGACTTCTTATCCTCCCCTTAGTTTGGTAACGGGACAATTAGGCGAGGGAATTTGGATTATCAGCGTTTTGCTGTTAGGAACTTCTTCAATTTTGGGGGCAATTAATTTCCTCGTCACCTTGTTGAAGATGCGGACACCGGGTATGAGTACGACGCAAATGCCCCTATTTTGTTGGGCAATGCTGGCGACTTCTGCCTTGACGCTCGTTTCTACACCAGTGTTAGCAGGTGCTTTGATTCTGCTATCTTTCGACTTATTTGCTGGCACGGCATTTTTTAATCCCACAGGTGGTGGCGATCCGGTAGTTTACCAACATATGTTTTGGTTCTACTCGCACCCTGCGGTGTACATCATGATTTTGCCCTTTTTTGGGATCATTTCTGAGGTGATTCCCGTTCACTCCCGCAAGCCAATTTTCGGTTATAAAGCGATCGCCTATTCGAGTTTGGCAATTAGCTTTTTGGGATTGATCGTCTGGGCGCACCACATGTTTACCAGCGGTATTCCTGGTTGGTTGCGGATGTTCTTCATGATCACGACTATGATCATCGCTGTCCCTACGGGGATCAAAGTTTTCAGTTGGTTGGGGACGATGTGGGGTGGTAAAATTCGCCTCAACAGTGCGATGCTGTTCGCGATCGGCTTTGTCAGCCTGTTCGTCATCGGCGGGATCAGTGGCGTAATGCTTGCTGCCGTACCGTTCGACATCCACGTTCACGATACCTATTTTGTCGTCGCCCACTTGCACTACGTTCTATTTGGTGGCTCGGTCTTCGGGATCTATGCGGGCATTTACCACTGGTATCCCAAAATGACGGGACGGATGTTGAATGAATTCTGGGGTAAGGTTCATTTCGCTTTGATGTATGTCGGGATGAACTTGTGTTTCTTACCGATGCACAAACTCGGACTGATGGGTATGAACCGCCGGATTGCCGAGTATGATGCCAAGTTCGCTACGCTGAACTTTGTCTGTACGATGGGGGCTTACTTACTAGCTATCTCCACCGTACCGTTCATCATTAATGCGATTTGGAGTTGGATGTACGGTCCCAAAGCTGGTAATAATCCTTGGGAAGCACTGACCTTAGAATGGATGACAAGCTCGCCACCTGCGATCGAAAATTTTGCTGGATTCCCCGTATTGGCAACTGGTCCTTACGACTACGGTATGGACAGACCTAAATCTGAGGTCGATGTCCCCTTGGCTGATGAAAGAGAACCGGCATTAGCTGCTGGACCCAAATCGGCTTTACGTGCCGATCCCGATCCAAATGTCGCTGCCAATCCTGAAGATCGTAAGTAG